In Montipora capricornis isolate CH-2021 chromosome 4, ASM3666992v2, whole genome shotgun sequence, a single genomic region encodes these proteins:
- the LOC138045216 gene encoding tetraspanin-9-like isoform X2, protein MGKCLKWMVCTFTTVILLGGSVMLGLGIWITTQDTEYKHFAGNLYVTVAYIVLSSLVFIVGFLGACGILLLKQTLLRVYFTLMLMLLMIEVGLAIYIYIEKDKIPDHIAANWNKTTDESRIIIQQEFNCCGLTPLTLEHQSSSHKSCFVNGNKTSDVRLKDCYAKLMDWIKENHVILATCAVTVAVLQMFILGGTCRLLSEIESGDRTVKRIRVVPQNHPMPQMSERAGHDQESFKQTPEETTPPQDRKQKRPQPQDSVDLVDGRRHSTTRKNWAKENRRPNSILSLIEK, encoded by the exons ATGGGGAAATGTTTAAAGTGGATGGTGTGCACATTCACGACTGTTATTTTG CTTGGAGGCTCAGTCATGCTTGGTCTTGGTATATGGATCACCACACAGGATACGGAATATAAACACTTTGCCGGAAATTTG tacGTCACCGTGGCTTATATTGTGCTATCTTCCCTTGTTTTCATCGTTG GTTTTCTGGGAGCATGTGGCATTCTCTTGCTCAAACAAACGCTACTCAGAGTG TATTTTACCCTGATGTTGATGTTACTGATGATAGAGGTTGGGTTGGCGATTTACATTTACATCGAGAAAGATAAG ATTCCGGACCATATTGCTGCAAACTGGAACAAAACTACCGATGAAAGTAGAATCATCATTCAACAAGAG TTCAATTGTTGTGGTCTGACACCATTGACCCTGGAACACCAGTCAAGTTCTCACAAATCCTGTTTTGTTAATGGTAACAAAACAAGTGATGTCAGACTTAAG GATTGCTATGCAAAGTTAATGGACTGGATCAAAGAAAATCACGTCATTCTTGCAACATGTGCTGTAACAGTGGCTGTTTTACAg ATGTTCATTTTAGGAGGAACCTGTCGCCTTCTTTCAGAGATAGAGAGTGGCGACAGAACAGTAAAACGAATAAGAGTTGTTCCCCAAAATCATCCAATGCCTCAGATGTCAGAAAGAGCTGGCCATGATCAAGAAAGCTTTAAACAGACACCAGAGGAAACGACGCCTCCtcaagacagaaaacaaaagagaccGCAACCGCAAGATTCCGTTGATTTGGTGGATGGAAGAAGACACAGCACCACAAGAAAGAACTGGGCAAAGGAGAATCGAAGACCAAACTCGATTCTCAGTCTAATagagaaatag
- the LOC138045216 gene encoding leukocyte surface antigen CD53-like isoform X1: MVHMDNCSKFVRWILFTFNALVWLGGSVMLGLGIWITTQDTEYKHFAGNLYVTVAYIVLSSLVFIVGFLGACGILLLKQTLLRVYFTLMLMLLMIEVGLAIYIYIEKDKIPDHIAANWNKTTDESRIIIQQEFNCCGLTPLTLEHQSSSHKSCFVNGNKTSDVRLKDCYAKLMDWIKENHVILATCAVTVAVLQMFILGGTCRLLSEIESGDRTVKRIRVVPQNHPMPQMSERAGHDQESFKQTPEETTPPQDRKQKRPQPQDSVDLVDGRRHSTTRKNWAKENRRPNSILSLIEK, translated from the exons ATGGTACATATGGACAACTGTTCCAAGTTCGTCCGATGGATCCTATTCACTTTCAACGCTTTAGTTTGG CTTGGAGGCTCAGTCATGCTTGGTCTTGGTATATGGATCACCACACAGGATACGGAATATAAACACTTTGCCGGAAATTTG tacGTCACCGTGGCTTATATTGTGCTATCTTCCCTTGTTTTCATCGTTG GTTTTCTGGGAGCATGTGGCATTCTCTTGCTCAAACAAACGCTACTCAGAGTG TATTTTACCCTGATGTTGATGTTACTGATGATAGAGGTTGGGTTGGCGATTTACATTTACATCGAGAAAGATAAG ATTCCGGACCATATTGCTGCAAACTGGAACAAAACTACCGATGAAAGTAGAATCATCATTCAACAAGAG TTCAATTGTTGTGGTCTGACACCATTGACCCTGGAACACCAGTCAAGTTCTCACAAATCCTGTTTTGTTAATGGTAACAAAACAAGTGATGTCAGACTTAAG GATTGCTATGCAAAGTTAATGGACTGGATCAAAGAAAATCACGTCATTCTTGCAACATGTGCTGTAACAGTGGCTGTTTTACAg ATGTTCATTTTAGGAGGAACCTGTCGCCTTCTTTCAGAGATAGAGAGTGGCGACAGAACAGTAAAACGAATAAGAGTTGTTCCCCAAAATCATCCAATGCCTCAGATGTCAGAAAGAGCTGGCCATGATCAAGAAAGCTTTAAACAGACACCAGAGGAAACGACGCCTCCtcaagacagaaaacaaaagagaccGCAACCGCAAGATTCCGTTGATTTGGTGGATGGAAGAAGACACAGCACCACAAGAAAGAACTGGGCAAAGGAGAATCGAAGACCAAACTCGATTCTCAGTCTAATagagaaatag